A part of Emys orbicularis isolate rEmyOrb1 chromosome 13, rEmyOrb1.hap1, whole genome shotgun sequence genomic DNA contains:
- the LOC135888402 gene encoding olfactory receptor 14A16-like: MSNRTTMFLLLGFSDVWELQILHFVGFLVIYLAALMGNLLIFMAIAFDHHLHTPMYFFLMNLSILDLGSISVTVPKSMANSLMNTRSISYAGCVAQVFFLLFLVGADFSLLTVMAYDRYIAICKPLHYETIMNSRTCVEMAAGAWISGLLYSVLHTGNTFALTFCGGNMVDQFFCEIPQLLKLTCSDSYLSEVGVIAFSVCLLLGCFVFMIVSYVQIFKSVLRIPSQQGRHKALSTCLPHLTVVSLFVFTGIFAYLKPTSSSPSALDLVVAVLYSVLIPIMNPIVYSIRNKEIKASLRRLIGCR, translated from the coding sequence atgtccaaccgaACCACCatgttccttctcctgggattctctgatgtttgggagctgcagattttgcactttgtgGGGTTTCTAGTGATCTACCTGGCAGCCCTGATGGGAAATCTTCTTATCTTCATGGCCATAGCCTTCGAccaccaccttcacacccccatgtacttcttcctgatgaatctgtccatcctagaccttggctccatctctgtcactgtccccaaatccatggccaactCCCTCATGAACACCAGATCCATTTCCTATGCTGGATGTGTTGCCCAagtctttttcctcctcttcttggTGGGAGCAGATTTTTCCCTTCTCACCGTCATGGCATACGACCGATATATCGCAATCtgcaaaccactgcactatgagacAATAATGAACAGCAGAACTTGTGTTGAAATGGCAGCCGGTGCCTGGATCAGTGGGCTTCTCTACTCTGTGCTACATACCGGGAACACGTTTGCATTGAccttctgtggaggcaacatggtggatcagttcttctgtgaaatcccccagctaTTGAAGCTCACCTGCTCTGACTCATATCTGAGTGAAGTTGGGGTTATTGCATTTAGTGTGTGTTTACTCTTAGGCTGCTTTGTTTTTATGATTGTGtcatatgttcagatcttcaaatCAGTGCTCAGAATCCCCTCTCAGCAGGGACGGCATAAAGCCCTATccacctgccttcctcacctcacTGTGGTCTCCTTGTTTGTTTTCACTGGCATTTTTGCCTATCTGAAACCTACCTCCAGCTCCCCATCTGCTCTGGACCTTGTGGTGGCTGTTCTCTATTCCGTATTGATACCAATCATGAATCCAATTGTCTACAGCATTAGGAACAAGGAGATCAAAGCTTCCCTGAGGAGATTGATTGGGTGTAGGTAA